The DNA sequence CGTGAGTTCTTTGGTTCATGCTGAACTTTCTTTACCACAGTGTACTGTAACTTACTGAAAATAATTTTCTTACTATGTAAATTTAAAACAGGTGTTTTGTGGAAACAGAAGCATACGATTAAGATGTAAAAATACTGCTAAAGTTAAAGAATGGGTTTCCGCAATTAATGATGCTGCCCTCCGGCTTCCAGAGGGCTGGTGTCATCCTCATCGTTTTGGCTCCTATGCACCTCCACGGGGTTTGACTGAAGATGGTAGTGAGGTTCAGTGGTTTGTTGATGGCCAAGCAGCATTTGATTCCATTGCTCTAGCAATTGATGGAGCAAATTCAGAGGTGCAGCTTTAGTTATTTACAGTATCCAGTATACATTTATATTTACTATTTTGATGATTGAGAGTTTCATGCAGATATACATTTGTGGATGGTGGGTGTGCCCTGAACTGTATCTAAGACGTCCTTTTCATGCTCATGCTTCCTCCAAGCTTGATGCTTTGCTGGAAGCAAAGGCCAAAAGAGGTGTTCAGGTACCCAGACTTTTGTATAACACACTATTATTTTCAATTTTAGGTAAACAtctttgtgtttatatatatatatatatggttgaCCAAGTAATCAGCTATTAGTGTGACGGTTAGATAGTAAGGTCCCCCTTTGTTAattatatcaggacttagattttTGTTAGTACGACTCCTTCTCGATTTTATAGTCAACAAATTTCATCATTCTTGTATATGGGTCTCTTCTCTGCCATTCCTTTTGTTAGTATGCTGCCTGGAAAATTTTTGGTGACAAGTCTTATAAACATGGAATTCCAACATTGTTTTTGTAGTTTTTCTTGGGCCGTATGATTCATATTGTCACATAAAATTTATGGTCAGGATGCCAATAATTATTCTTTTTCTATCATTGATCTTTTACTGCAGATATACATTCTTTTATACAAAGAGGTTGCCCTTGCCCTCAAAATTAACAGTATGTACAGTAAAAGAAAGCTTCTTGGCATTCATGAGAATATCAGAGTACTGCGTTATCCTGATCACTTCTCTAGTGGTGTCTATCTATGGTATGTGGCTTAGGTTGAATTAGATATCCTATTTTAACTTGAACCATAACAATGCTGTCAACTGAATCGGTTTTTTTATCTACATGTAGGTCTCATCATGAAAAGCTTGTCATTATCGATAACCACATTTGTTTTATTGGAGGACTGGATCTATGTTATGGCCGTTATGATTCATCTGACCATAAAGTGGGTGATTTACCGGCCAATATTTGGCCAGGAAAGGATTATTACAACCCAAGGTAAATGCCTTTTGGTTCCTAGTCTATAAGATTTCCAATGCATATGTATCATTCGCTTGACGTGACTCAACTAGATGGTTGGTCATCGGCTGCTTTTTTCTTTTGTATAGACTAGGTAAAACTAGGGTTTTTAAATAAGGGTTGATTTAAGTGGTTCAACGCGtcttttttttaatttgatagTTAACTTTTTTTGTATTTTCAACTTCACTGAGCTTGAGCTTAGCTAAGATTAGTTCTATTTTTTCTACTTAAGGGAATCAGAACCAAATAATTGGGAAGATACTATGACAGATGAAATAGATCGTGAACAATATCCACGTATGCCGTGGCATGATGTTCATTGTGCCCTTTGGGGCCCACCCTGTCGTGATGTTGCGCGGCACTTTGTTCAGCGCTGGAATTATGCCAAGGTACCTCGTTATAGTACAAATCATTTGTTCTTTTACAAGTTGTCTGATATACAGATGGTAATTTTAGAAGTGTCTTTTGTTTTAGAGAAGTAAAGCTCCAAACGAGCAAACAGTACCCCTGCTTATGCCTCAGCAGCATATGGTTATTCCACATTATATGAGGAGCAGCAATGAAATGGTGGTAGACAGGAGGAGTGCAATAGACACCTACGTAGATATTAAAAGACAGGATTCTGATTCATCGCTATCATCTTTCCAAGATATCCCTTTGCTTATACCTCAAGAAGCTGATGGGTCGGGTGCTTCTAATGAAGACTCAAAATCAAGGAAATTGGAGATGGGCCATGATTTCGATGAACAATCAAGCAGGGACGGCAAGGTTCCTTTCTCTTTTAGGAAGTTTATAGATGAACCATCAGTTGCAGCTACGCCAATGGAAGGATTTGTAAATGACCTTGATTATTTAGCTCTTAAGCAGGATTTATCTCGGGATGTTCTGCTTTCTGGCAACAGAACAACAGAAAAAGAATGGTCGGAAACACAAGAACAAGATGATCGACTTGTTTCTGCAGATGAACCTATACAAGTTGGTCCTCGTGTTTCATGTCGCTGTCAGGTGAATTATAGAGTTCAAATTCCCAATTCCTCTTTGCTATTATATATAACACTGGGAAATAGTATGCTTTGTTATCTGTGTAGTATGAGTAACATGGACTGCAGCAGTCCGCAGCATTCTTGCATAGGCATACTTCAATAGGTTTGAACTGTATGGTCTAGTAAGAAGAGTTTTTAGATTAATATCTCATAAAGGGGTTTCTTAATCTTGAAGTTATTGGGGAATGAAGGGTTTTTATACGGATAAAAATGTCTTTACAGCACTCCAAATATGTGCGAAGttagcttctttttctttaaTCTCAATTTGTTTTGAGTGGTCAAACCCATTCACTTTCCCTCTCAAGCTACTATCCTGAAGAGCTAGTGAAATGATGTCACTATATTATAGGTGTGAAATGTTCCATAAAGATAACCTTTAAGAGTTTGGAACGCTTTATTTTTTTTAGTGACTAGTTGATTTCTTATTGTATGCTGTTTTATTTAGCTCAGTCATTTCTATTATTATATGACCGGGACCTCCCGCCTTTCCAGGTCATACGGAGTATCAGTCAGTGGTCTGCTGGgacaagccaagttgaagaaagcATCCACAGAACTTATTGCTCTCTTATCGAAAAGGCTGAACACTTTGTCTATATTGAGGTAATTATAGAAGTGATAGGTAAAACTGTTTATTAGATATAGAGTTAGAGCTGTACATTATATAGGGAGAAGTCCATTAAAAGAGATATTTGGAATTACCTGTTAAAATTTATACCCAGGAAAGTGAACTAGAAGGTTATTAACATTTAGTTCACAGGATGACTTGGCCAAGCGAATAGGCCAATACTCTGGTGATTATAATTTATTAATCCCACAAAACAAGCATATCCTGAAGGTATATCTCTAACAATAAACACATATTAGAAAGTAAGCAACTTATTCAAAGTTTATTGTACTCCGGCATATGTTGTCTGGTCTATGCATATGTCGATAAACTCTGTAGGACTATGTTTGATGAATCCTTCCATTTTTCTTATTTGAATGATGATggaattaaaaaaaatagttaTATATTTGAAACACTAAGAATTTAGCTATTTTTATTTAACAAAACCGAAGGAAATTTTTTCTTGTACCCCAAATTTTCTTGATGAAATTGGTAAAAAGCTGATAGCAATGACTAATGCAATCACATAGTTGATACCTACATATATTTTTCATTATATACGGTTTGCTCCATACTTGGATGGTTTGACAAGCATTCCTGTATTGGAATTAGGTGTTGTCtaacttcaatttccaatttcaGAATTTCGATAATTCTACTTAAATATTTCTGCCCTGTTCTTTATGTGTATGGGTATCTTGTGCAGAACCAGTTCTTTATCTCAGGTCTCAAGGGAGATGAAACTATACAGAACCGTGTGTTAGAATCAATGTATAGACGTATACTACGGGCACACCATGAAAAGAAGTTGTTCAGAGTCATAATAGTCATACCTCTTCTCCCCGGCTTCCAGGTTAACACAATCAATTGTTCTCCTTAAATTTCAAATCATGGAAAATTGCTAACAAGTGATGTTTGACAGGGAGGTATCGATGATGCAGGTGCTGCTTCTGTGAGAGCAATTATGCATTGGCAGTATCGAACAATATGTAGAGGGCAAAATTCTATATTGCAtaatcttcatgatcttcttggTGCTCGAGTGCATGATTACATATCCTTTTATGGTCTGAGATCTTATGGGAGACTCTCTGACAGTAGTCCAGTGGCTTCTAGCCAGGTATACCTGTCGTCTACTTCTCTGTGCTTAAGTTTTCTTCTTTTTCCCTCTCATTCAATCAAAAGAGATGTTACAAGCATCTCACTTGTGCTTCCCAGGCCAGTCAGAAAATCCATGATTGTAAATATGTGTGCTATCCCCAACAAGTAATGATATCTGTAGTAGCTTGTTTTTACATGACAATAATATCAACATGTAGCTATTGTTAAGATCCTTCTCCGGTTTCGAGTCTGTGATCATATGAAACATGACAGTTAGGAAATGGAGCTTGCTAATACCTAATTGGACGTGGATAAAATAGCAAAATGTAAAATACTAAGTATTTAGGATGTAAAACTGAAAAGACCGAAGGCATCGAAGTGTTTAAGCTATCATCACCTCTTATGAGATGAAACTAAAAAATAGATAACCTAGGAGAATTATGTGTTGTCAGATTTCCCCTATTAAGTTGCAATTAAGCCGTTGCAGTACCCTAAATAAAGCCAGTATTGTACATATCAGGGAACTGTGGGAACTCAGTTGCAATTAAGCCGTTACTGTAGTCAGGTCATATATGTTACATATACTATTAGACACGCTCATATACTTATTTTAATATGTTTTCTGTATAGATAATTCATTTGTTTGGCAGGTCTATGTCCATAGCAAAGTCATGATAATTGATGACTGTGCTGTCTTGATTGGGTCCGCTAACATCAATGATAGAAGTCTGCTCGGATCGAGAGACTCTGAGGTGCTACTTCTAATCTAGTGCTCTTCCTGCATTTAAATTATATTTCTGAATTACATGGCCTTTACTGTGAAAGCAATATGTTTTGCCTCTAGATAGAAATTCTACTGCTCTGAAGTACTCGGTTTGTAGACTTTGGAATATTTTTATCCCTGcctttttttatttaattaactaAACGGTTCGCGGTTTTAAGGAACTAAGGGTTCATATCCATCAATTCAAAGACCATTTAACTTCTTCTTCCCACATTGAGGTTGTAATATTATGTTGCTTGGTTCTGCATGGGCAATATGGATTTTCAACTTGTAGTGAAGGTATGTGGCAACTGAGTGGGTAGTGGGTTATAGGTAGAGCTACGATATGTGTGTAACTGTAAAATGGTCATCCTTTTAAAATAGTAATTTTTACCTACCATGTGCGTAAGGACTTGTAAACACTATTTGTTATGATCACGTTTTGATATTGAAGATAGTTCTCGATTCTTGATTGTATCAATCTAGTTCAAACCTTGAAATTTGGATTTCATAAATTTACCTCCAAATATCAAACACTGACCTATTTTTGTGCATTTATTACATCTACATAACTGTCACACTAGATTGGTGTACTTATCGAAGATAAAGAATTATTTGATTCATACATGGGAGGGAAGCCATGGAAGGCTGGAAAATTTGCTTCTAGTCTTCGTCATTCACTTTGGTCTGAGCACCTTGGACTTCAAGCTGAAGAGGTTAACAACACTCTCAATATACTTTTTGTGAATCCAAATTACCACAATTGAACATTCAACTAAATACATTATTTATATTGCTTTACCCCTTTTTCCAGTTGAGCCAAATCATAGACCCAGTGATTGATTCAACGTACAAGGATATATGGATGGCAACTGCAAAGGTGTGTAGACATGCTAATCTCACATTTTAGAGCTCTTAGTCATTATGTTGAAATTTTTGCTCTGAGTTCTCTATTTGTACATAAATTCAAGCTAATTTCTCATATGACAGACAAATACAATGATATATCAAGATGTAATCTCATGCATCCCTAATGATCTTGTACAATCGAGGTAAGATTCATAGTTTACATCTTTAGCCAACCTCATTTCTGTGTCTGTCTTCCTAAGCTGTAATAATTTGATACAGGGCTGCCCTTCGAGAAAGCATGACCTACTGGAAACAGAAACTTGGACATACGACAATTGATTTAGGAATAGCTCCCATGACCCTCGAATCATATCAGGatggaaatataacggaaattGATCCCATGGAAAGACTGAAGTCCGTTAAGGGGCATCTGGTTTCCTTCCCTTTAAAATTTATGTGTGAAGAAGATCTGAGACCTGGATACAACGAGAGTGAATATTACGCATCACCTCAAATTTTTCATTGATTGTGATTCTTGCAATTAAAGACTGCAAAAATAATAGAGGATAGCTGTATATTTTGTAAATATACAAAACACATACTATCAAAGACATATACATGGAGAGAGAGGAGAAGTGTAGACAATTCTTTATGTATAGAGAATCACACTTAAACTGTATATAATGCACATTCATTGATGCAGTTCTGTTCATGCTGCTTATTCCTGGAGATATTCACTCCATATATTGGCATCCCATGTTTGGTGTCCCTATTGATGTAATCTTAATTATTCATTGATTGTTAGTAGTTGATTGTTATGTATAGTTTCTCTTTCTGTTATGCAACAATTTGCAATTTACATGAGCTCTTTA is a window from the Apium graveolens cultivar Ventura chromosome 1, ASM990537v1, whole genome shotgun sequence genome containing:
- the LOC141677960 gene encoding phospholipase D zeta 1-like isoform X1; its protein translation is MSTERLNSGGYYVQMQSEATSFRHTESTTRMFDELPSATIVQVSRPDASDITPMLLTYTIEFSYKQFKWQLKKKAAEVFYLHFALKKRVFIEEIHEKQEQVKEWLQNLGIGEHTGMVHNENEHDDDETVPLNHDGSVRNRDVPSRAALPIIRPELGRQHSISDRARVAMQEYLNQFLGNLDIVNSREVCKFLEVSRLSFSTEYGSKQKEDYVMVNHLSTIPDDDDHRTCSPCQWFNCCNDKWQKVWAVLKPGFLALLKDPFDPEPLDIIIFDLLPASDGIGGRVPLAVDTKERNPLRHSFEVFCGNRSIRLRCKNTAKVKEWVSAINDAALRLPEGWCHPHRFGSYAPPRGLTEDGSEVQWFVDGQAAFDSIALAIDGANSEIYICGWWVCPELYLRRPFHAHASSKLDALLEAKAKRGVQIYILLYKEVALALKINSMYSKRKLLGIHENIRVLRYPDHFSSGVYLWSHHEKLVIIDNHICFIGGLDLCYGRYDSSDHKVGDLPANIWPGKDYYNPRESEPNNWEDTMTDEIDREQYPRMPWHDVHCALWGPPCRDVARHFVQRWNYAKRSKAPNEQTVPLLMPQQHMVIPHYMRSSNEMVVDRRSAIDTYVDIKRQDSDSSLSSFQDIPLLIPQEADGSGASNEDSKSRKLEMGHDFDEQSSRDGKVPFSFRKFIDEPSVAATPMEGFVNDLDYLALKQDLSRDVLLSGNRTTEKEWSETQEQDDRLVSADEPIQVGPRVSCRCQVIRSISQWSAGTSQVEESIHRTYCSLIEKAEHFVYIENQFFISGLKGDETIQNRVLESMYRRILRAHHEKKLFRVIIVIPLLPGFQGGIDDAGAASVRAIMHWQYRTICRGQNSILHNLHDLLGARVHDYISFYGLRSYGRLSDSSPVASSQVYVHSKVMIIDDCAVLIGSANINDRSLLGSRDSEIGVLIEDKELFDSYMGGKPWKAGKFASSLRHSLWSEHLGLQAEELSQIIDPVIDSTYKDIWMATAKTNTMIYQDVISCIPNDLVQSRAALRESMTYWKQKLGHTTIDLGIAPMTLESYQDGNITEIDPMERLKSVKGHLVSFPLKFMCEEDLRPGYNESEYYASPQIFH
- the LOC141677960 gene encoding phospholipase D zeta 1-like isoform X2: MSTERLNSGGYYVQMQSEATSFRHTESTTRMFDELPSATIVQVSRPDASDITPMLLTYTIEFSYKQFKWQLKKKAAEVFYLHFALKKRVFIEEIHEKQEQVKEWLQNLGIGEHTGMVHNENEHDDDETVPLNHDGSVRNRDVPSRAALPIIRPELGRQHSISDRARVAMQEYLNQFLGNLDIVNSREVCKFLEVSRLSFSTEYGSKQKEDYVMVNHLSTIPDDDDHRTCSPCQWFNCCNDKWQKVWAVLKPGFLALLKDPFDPEPLDIIIFDLLPASDGIGGRVPLAVDTKERNPLRHSFEVFCGNRSIRLRCKNTAKVKEWVSAINDAALRLPEGWCHPHRFGSYAPPRGLTEDGSEVQWFVDGQAAFDSIALAIDGANSEIYICGWWVCPELYLRRPFHAHASSKLDALLEAKAKRGVQIYILLYKEVALALKINSMYSKRKLLGIHENIRVLRYPDHFSSGVYLWSHHEKLVIIDNHICFIGGLDLCYGRYDSSDHKVGDLPANIWPGKDYYNPRESEPNNWEDTMTDEIDREQYPRMPWHDVHCALWGPPCRDVARHFVQRWNYAKRSKAPNEQTVPLLMPQQHMVIPHYMRSSNEMVVDRRSAIDTYVDIKRQDSDSSLSSFQDIPLLIPQEADGSGASNEDSKSRKLEMGHDFDEQSSRDGKDLSRDVLLSGNRTTEKEWSETQEQDDRLVSADEPIQVGPRVSCRCQVIRSISQWSAGTSQVEESIHRTYCSLIEKAEHFVYIENQFFISGLKGDETIQNRVLESMYRRILRAHHEKKLFRVIIVIPLLPGFQGGIDDAGAASVRAIMHWQYRTICRGQNSILHNLHDLLGARVHDYISFYGLRSYGRLSDSSPVASSQVYVHSKVMIIDDCAVLIGSANINDRSLLGSRDSEIGVLIEDKELFDSYMGGKPWKAGKFASSLRHSLWSEHLGLQAEELSQIIDPVIDSTYKDIWMATAKTNTMIYQDVISCIPNDLVQSRAALRESMTYWKQKLGHTTIDLGIAPMTLESYQDGNITEIDPMERLKSVKGHLVSFPLKFMCEEDLRPGYNESEYYASPQIFH
- the LOC141677960 gene encoding phospholipase D zeta 1-like isoform X4 — translated: MMEVSETGAFLFRDVPSRAALPIIRPELGRQHSISDRARVAMQEYLNQFLGNLDIVNSREVCKFLEVSRLSFSTEYGSKQKEDYVMVNHLSTIPDDDDHRTCSPCQWFNCCNDKWQKVWAVLKPGFLALLKDPFDPEPLDIIIFDLLPASDGIGGRVPLAVDTKERNPLRHSFEVFCGNRSIRLRCKNTAKVKEWVSAINDAALRLPEGWCHPHRFGSYAPPRGLTEDGSEVQWFVDGQAAFDSIALAIDGANSEIYICGWWVCPELYLRRPFHAHASSKLDALLEAKAKRGVQIYILLYKEVALALKINSMYSKRKLLGIHENIRVLRYPDHFSSGVYLWSHHEKLVIIDNHICFIGGLDLCYGRYDSSDHKVGDLPANIWPGKDYYNPRESEPNNWEDTMTDEIDREQYPRMPWHDVHCALWGPPCRDVARHFVQRWNYAKRSKAPNEQTVPLLMPQQHMVIPHYMRSSNEMVVDRRSAIDTYVDIKRQDSDSSLSSFQDIPLLIPQEADGSGASNEDSKSRKLEMGHDFDEQSSRDGKVPFSFRKFIDEPSVAATPMEGFVNDLDYLALKQDLSRDVLLSGNRTTEKEWSETQEQDDRLVSADEPIQVGPRVSCRCQVIRSISQWSAGTSQVEESIHRTYCSLIEKAEHFVYIENQFFISGLKGDETIQNRVLESMYRRILRAHHEKKLFRVIIVIPLLPGFQGGIDDAGAASVRAIMHWQYRTICRGQNSILHNLHDLLGARVHDYISFYGLRSYGRLSDSSPVASSQVYVHSKVMIIDDCAVLIGSANINDRSLLGSRDSEIGVLIEDKELFDSYMGGKPWKAGKFASSLRHSLWSEHLGLQAEELSQIIDPVIDSTYKDIWMATAKTNTMIYQDVISCIPNDLVQSRAALRESMTYWKQKLGHTTIDLGIAPMTLESYQDGNITEIDPMERLKSVKGHLVSFPLKFMCEEDLRPGYNESEYYASPQIFH
- the LOC141677960 gene encoding phospholipase D zeta 1-like isoform X3, with product MMEVSETVLTGAFLFRDVPSRAALPIIRPELGRQHSISDRARVAMQEYLNQFLGNLDIVNSREVCKFLEVSRLSFSTEYGSKQKEDYVMVNHLSTIPDDDDHRTCSPCQWFNCCNDKWQKVWAVLKPGFLALLKDPFDPEPLDIIIFDLLPASDGIGGRVPLAVDTKERNPLRHSFEVFCGNRSIRLRCKNTAKVKEWVSAINDAALRLPEGWCHPHRFGSYAPPRGLTEDGSEVQWFVDGQAAFDSIALAIDGANSEIYICGWWVCPELYLRRPFHAHASSKLDALLEAKAKRGVQIYILLYKEVALALKINSMYSKRKLLGIHENIRVLRYPDHFSSGVYLWSHHEKLVIIDNHICFIGGLDLCYGRYDSSDHKVGDLPANIWPGKDYYNPRESEPNNWEDTMTDEIDREQYPRMPWHDVHCALWGPPCRDVARHFVQRWNYAKRSKAPNEQTVPLLMPQQHMVIPHYMRSSNEMVVDRRSAIDTYVDIKRQDSDSSLSSFQDIPLLIPQEADGSGASNEDSKSRKLEMGHDFDEQSSRDGKVPFSFRKFIDEPSVAATPMEGFVNDLDYLALKQDLSRDVLLSGNRTTEKEWSETQEQDDRLVSADEPIQVGPRVSCRCQVIRSISQWSAGTSQVEESIHRTYCSLIEKAEHFVYIENQFFISGLKGDETIQNRVLESMYRRILRAHHEKKLFRVIIVIPLLPGFQGGIDDAGAASVRAIMHWQYRTICRGQNSILHNLHDLLGARVHDYISFYGLRSYGRLSDSSPVASSQVYVHSKVMIIDDCAVLIGSANINDRSLLGSRDSEIGVLIEDKELFDSYMGGKPWKAGKFASSLRHSLWSEHLGLQAEELSQIIDPVIDSTYKDIWMATAKTNTMIYQDVISCIPNDLVQSRAALRESMTYWKQKLGHTTIDLGIAPMTLESYQDGNITEIDPMERLKSVKGHLVSFPLKFMCEEDLRPGYNESEYYASPQIFH